One segment of Mycolicibacterium baixiangningiae DNA contains the following:
- a CDS encoding glycerol-3-phosphate dehydrogenase/oxidase: MSEPIAGNGQTLLGPQQRAEAWQRLGSEQFDVVVIGGGVVGAGAALDAATRGLKVALVEARDFASGTSSRSSKMFHGGLRYLEQLEFGLVREALHERELSLTTLAPHLVKPLPFLFPLTSRWWERPYVAAGIFLYDQLGGAKSVPAQKHLTKSGALRLAPGLKRSSLIGGIRYFDTVVDDARHTMTVARTAAHYGAVVRTSTQVVNMLREGDRVIGVAVRDSEDGAVAEVRGHVVVNATGVWTDEIQALSRQRGRFRVRASKGVHIVVPRDRVVSEVAIILRTEKSVLFVIPWGTHWIIGTTDTDWNLDLAHPAATKADIDYLLDHVNTVLATPLTHDDIDGVYAGLRPLLAGESDDTSKLSREHAVAVPAPGLVAIAGGKYTTYRVMGEDAIDAAAEYVPARVAPSITEKVPLMGADGYFALINQTESVGAHYGLHPYRVRHLLDRYGSLISEVLQQAEGRPELLTPITEAPVYLKVEAFYAAAAEGALHLEDILARRMRISIEYPHRGVDCAREVAEVVAPVLGWSAEDIDREVDTYCARVDAEVRSQQQPDDESADALRAAAPEARAEILEPVPLR; this comes from the coding sequence GTGAGTGAGCCGATCGCAGGTAACGGGCAGACTTTGCTCGGACCGCAGCAGCGGGCCGAGGCCTGGCAGCGGCTCGGCAGCGAGCAGTTCGACGTCGTCGTGATCGGCGGGGGTGTGGTCGGTGCCGGCGCCGCGCTCGACGCCGCCACCCGTGGACTCAAGGTCGCCCTGGTCGAGGCGCGCGACTTCGCCTCCGGCACTTCGAGCCGCAGCAGCAAGATGTTTCACGGCGGTCTGCGCTACCTCGAACAGCTCGAGTTCGGGCTGGTGCGCGAGGCGCTGCACGAACGCGAGCTGTCACTGACCACGCTGGCGCCACACCTGGTCAAACCGCTGCCGTTTCTGTTCCCGCTGACCAGCAGGTGGTGGGAGCGGCCGTATGTGGCGGCGGGCATCTTCCTCTACGACCAGCTCGGCGGCGCGAAATCCGTTCCTGCGCAGAAGCATCTCACCAAATCCGGGGCGCTGCGGCTGGCGCCGGGGCTCAAACGCAGCTCGCTGATCGGCGGCATCCGCTACTTCGACACCGTCGTCGACGATGCCCGGCACACCATGACCGTCGCCCGCACGGCCGCCCACTACGGCGCGGTGGTGCGCACCTCGACGCAGGTGGTGAACATGCTTCGCGAGGGTGACCGGGTGATCGGGGTCGCCGTGCGCGACAGCGAGGACGGTGCGGTCGCCGAGGTGCGCGGCCATGTCGTCGTCAATGCCACGGGGGTGTGGACCGACGAGATCCAGGCACTGTCGCGGCAACGCGGACGGTTCCGGGTGCGCGCGTCGAAGGGTGTGCACATCGTCGTCCCGCGTGACCGGGTCGTCAGCGAGGTCGCGATCATCCTGCGGACCGAGAAGTCGGTGCTGTTCGTCATCCCCTGGGGGACGCACTGGATCATCGGCACCACCGACACCGACTGGAACCTGGACCTGGCGCATCCTGCGGCGACCAAGGCCGACATCGACTATCTCCTCGACCACGTCAACACGGTGCTGGCCACCCCGCTGACCCACGACGACATCGACGGCGTTTACGCCGGTCTGCGCCCGCTGCTCGCCGGTGAGAGTGACGACACCTCGAAGCTGTCGCGCGAACACGCCGTCGCGGTTCCCGCCCCGGGTCTCGTGGCGATCGCGGGCGGCAAGTACACCACCTACCGGGTGATGGGGGAGGACGCGATCGACGCGGCCGCCGAGTACGTGCCGGCCCGGGTCGCGCCGTCGATCACCGAGAAGGTGCCGTTGATGGGTGCCGACGGATACTTCGCGCTCATCAACCAGACCGAAAGTGTCGGCGCGCATTACGGTTTGCACCCGTACCGGGTGCGCCACCTGCTCGACCGCTACGGCTCGTTGATCAGTGAGGTTCTGCAGCAGGCCGAGGGCAGGCCCGAACTGCTCACCCCGATCACCGAGGCGCCGGTCTACCTCAAGGTGGAGGCCTTCTACGCCGCGGCCGCCGAGGGCGCGCTGCACCTCGAGGACATCCTGGCCCGTCGCATGCGCATCTCGATCGAATATCCGCACCGCGGGGTCGACTGTGCCCGCGAGGTCGCCGAAGTCGTTGCGCCCGTACTGGGTTGGAGCGCCGAGGACATCGACCGCGAGGTGGACACCTACTGCGCGCGCGTCGATGCCGAGGTGCGCAGCCAGCAGCAGCCGGATGACGAGTCGGCCGATGCGCTGCGCGCCGCGGCGCCGGAGGCCAGAGCGGAGATCCTCGAACCGGTTCCGCTGCGATGA
- a CDS encoding NAD(P)H-quinone dehydrogenase — protein sequence MATRIVIIGGGPAGYEAALVAAGRGPDIHVTVIDSDGVGGACVLYDCVPSKTFIASTGVRTELRRASGLGFDLSIDDAKISLPEIHNRVKTLARSQSADIGSQLLREGVTVIGGRAELVDDAPGLAQHRVKVTTKDGKTGVLKADVVLIATGASPRVLPTAVPDGERILTWRQLYDLSELPEHLVIVGSGVTGAEFCNAYTELGVTVTVVASRDQILPHEDRDAAAVLEEVFAERGVTLVKNARAESVTRTGNGVKVAIADGRTVEGSHALMTVGSVPNTAGLGLERVGVELGRGGYIPVDRVSRTPASGIYAAGDCTGLLPLASVAAMQGRIAMYHALGEGVAPIRLRTVASATFTRPEIAAVGIPQTAIDDGSVPARTLMLPLNTNARAKMSLLRHGFVKIFCRPATGVVIGGVVVAPIASELILPIALAVQNRISVTDLAQTLSVYPSLSGSMVEAARRLMAHDDLD from the coding sequence GTGGCAACCCGCATCGTGATCATCGGCGGCGGGCCCGCCGGTTATGAGGCGGCACTCGTTGCCGCGGGCAGAGGCCCGGACATCCATGTCACCGTGATCGACTCCGACGGGGTGGGCGGGGCCTGCGTGCTCTACGACTGCGTTCCGTCGAAGACGTTCATCGCCTCCACCGGCGTGCGCACCGAACTCCGCCGTGCCTCCGGGCTCGGCTTCGACCTCAGCATCGACGACGCGAAGATCTCGCTGCCGGAGATCCACAACCGCGTCAAGACGCTCGCCCGGTCGCAGTCCGCCGACATCGGCAGCCAACTGCTGCGCGAGGGCGTGACGGTCATCGGCGGCCGCGCCGAACTCGTCGACGACGCGCCCGGGCTGGCCCAGCACCGCGTCAAGGTCACCACCAAGGACGGTAAGACCGGCGTCCTCAAGGCCGACGTGGTGCTCATCGCCACCGGCGCCAGCCCGCGGGTGCTGCCCACCGCGGTGCCCGACGGTGAGCGGATCCTGACCTGGCGGCAGCTCTACGACCTCTCCGAACTGCCCGAACACCTGGTGATCGTGGGCTCGGGCGTCACCGGCGCGGAGTTCTGCAATGCCTACACCGAACTCGGCGTGACGGTGACCGTGGTCGCCAGCCGCGACCAGATCCTGCCGCACGAGGACAGGGACGCCGCCGCCGTGCTCGAGGAGGTGTTCGCCGAACGCGGGGTGACGCTGGTCAAGAACGCCCGCGCCGAATCGGTCACGCGCACCGGGAACGGGGTGAAGGTCGCGATCGCCGACGGCCGCACCGTTGAGGGCAGTCACGCCCTGATGACGGTGGGTTCGGTGCCCAACACCGCGGGCCTCGGCCTGGAGCGGGTCGGGGTCGAGTTGGGCCGCGGCGGCTATATCCCCGTCGACCGGGTCTCCCGCACACCGGCATCGGGGATCTACGCCGCCGGTGACTGCACCGGCCTGCTTCCGTTGGCGTCGGTGGCCGCCATGCAGGGCCGCATAGCGATGTACCACGCACTCGGCGAGGGCGTTGCGCCGATCCGGCTGCGCACGGTCGCCTCAGCCACGTTCACCCGCCCGGAGATCGCCGCCGTCGGGATCCCGCAGACCGCGATCGACGACGGCAGTGTCCCGGCCCGCACGCTGATGCTGCCGCTGAACACCAACGCCCGCGCCAAGATGTCACTGCTGCGGCACGGCTTCGTCAAGATCTTCTGCCGACCGGCCACCGGCGTGGTGATCGGCGGCGTCGTGGTGGCGCCCATCGCCTCGGAGCTGATCCTGCCGATCGCCCTGGCGGTGCAGAACCGCATCTCGGTCACCGACCTCGCGCAGACGCTGTCGGTGTACCCGTCGCTGTCGGGTTCGATGGTCGAGGCCGCGCGTCGCCTCATGGCTCACGACGATCTGGACTGA
- a CDS encoding gamma-glutamylcyclotransferase — MPIYAAYGSNMHPEQMMERAPHSPMAGTGWLHGWRLTFGGEDIGWEGALATVVEDPLSKVFVVLYDMTTQDEETLDRWEGSELGIHKKIRCRVHRVTGFSTDTPLEPVLAWLYVVDAWEGGLPSARYLGVMADAAEIAGAPADYVHDLRTRPSRSIGPGTPG, encoded by the coding sequence GTGCCGATCTACGCCGCCTACGGGTCGAATATGCATCCCGAGCAGATGATGGAGCGTGCACCACATTCGCCGATGGCCGGAACCGGATGGCTCCACGGCTGGCGCTTGACGTTCGGCGGTGAGGACATCGGCTGGGAGGGCGCGCTCGCCACCGTCGTGGAGGACCCGCTGTCGAAGGTGTTCGTCGTGCTCTACGACATGACCACTCAGGACGAGGAGACCCTCGACCGCTGGGAGGGCTCGGAGCTCGGCATTCACAAGAAGATTCGCTGCCGCGTGCACCGGGTGACCGGGTTCTCGACGGACACCCCACTTGAACCGGTGCTGGCGTGGCTCTACGTCGTCGACGCCTGGGAAGGCGGGCTGCCGTCGGCACGCTATCTCGGCGTGATGGCCGACGCGGCCGAGATCGCCGGGGCGCCAGCCGATTACGTCCACGATCTGCGGACGCGCCCGTCGCGGAGCATCGGTCCGGGCACGCCGGGCTGA
- a CDS encoding DUF4032 domain-containing protein, translating to MAVPELRLRTPSAGLLALPWDRPLEQWAVPDVPLRDIAVGPSRHLVKFVHCDGALWAVKELPPRIANKEYAVLGALEELGLPAVKRAGLVHQPDFDTSLLLTRFLDGSWQYRRLFRRLPPEESKHRARLFDAMASLLVELHRHGVFWGDCSLANTLFSRDGQVLQAWLVDAETSEVHPRLSDGQRRHDLDILVENVAADLMDLAAYLGSSEELEDALIAEAQDIPHRYQRLWDVLHAEPVFDFSDRYRVEGTIRRLNELGFAVEEVTLQAVDDQAPDRLRLHVAVGDRRYHAERLRALTGLDVGEGQARTLLGDLQTFQAQLSQEVGHDVDDSTAAQLWVMEVATPTMHRAHEAIGRAGTPIQAFCDLLEVRWLLSERAGRDVGTERALVALARDVIPADSAAKMAVAEVPTQPMPVIDLDD from the coding sequence ATGGCCGTACCCGAACTGCGGCTGCGCACCCCGAGTGCCGGACTGCTCGCGCTGCCCTGGGACCGCCCGCTCGAGCAGTGGGCGGTGCCCGACGTGCCGTTGCGGGACATCGCCGTCGGCCCGAGCCGGCATCTGGTGAAGTTCGTGCACTGCGACGGGGCGCTGTGGGCGGTCAAAGAGCTCCCGCCGCGCATCGCGAACAAGGAGTACGCAGTGCTGGGCGCCCTCGAAGAGCTCGGCCTGCCCGCCGTCAAGCGGGCCGGTCTGGTCCACCAGCCAGACTTCGACACCTCGCTCCTGCTGACCCGGTTCCTCGACGGGTCATGGCAGTACCGGCGGCTGTTCCGCAGACTGCCGCCCGAGGAATCCAAGCACCGGGCCCGGCTGTTCGACGCGATGGCCAGCCTGCTCGTCGAACTACACCGGCACGGCGTGTTCTGGGGTGACTGCTCGCTGGCCAACACGCTGTTCTCCCGCGACGGCCAGGTGCTCCAGGCGTGGCTGGTCGACGCGGAGACCAGCGAGGTCCACCCCCGGCTGTCCGACGGCCAGCGCCGCCACGACCTGGACATCCTCGTGGAGAACGTCGCCGCCGACCTGATGGACCTGGCGGCCTACCTCGGCTCGTCGGAGGAACTCGAAGACGCGCTGATCGCCGAGGCCCAGGACATCCCCCACCGCTACCAGCGGCTGTGGGACGTGCTGCACGCCGAACCGGTCTTCGATTTCAGCGACCGGTACCGCGTGGAGGGCACGATCCGCCGGCTCAACGAACTCGGTTTCGCCGTCGAGGAGGTCACGCTGCAAGCCGTCGACGACCAGGCCCCGGACCGGTTGCGGCTGCACGTCGCGGTGGGCGACCGCCGCTACCACGCCGAACGGCTCCGTGCGCTGACCGGGCTGGACGTCGGCGAAGGGCAGGCCCGCACGCTGCTCGGCGACCTGCAGACCTTCCAGGCTCAGCTCAGCCAGGAGGTCGGCCACGACGTCGACGACTCGACGGCCGCACAGCTGTGGGTGATGGAGGTCGCCACGCCCACCATGCACCGCGCGCACGAGGCGATCGGCCGCGCGGGCACGCCGATCCAGGCGTTCTGCGATCTGCTCGAGGTGCGCTGGTTGCTCAGCGAACGCGCGGGGCGCGACGTCGGGACGGAGCGGGCACTCGTGGCGCTGGCGCGTGACGTCATCCCCGCGGACTCGGCGGCCAAGATGGCGGTCGCAGAGGTCCCGACGCAGCCGATGCCGGTGATCGATCTCGACGACTGA
- a CDS encoding amidohydrolase, protein MSVLKHAAARWLSAHYDDLVAWRRHIHAHPELGRQEFATTQFVAARLADAGLNPKVLPGGTGLTCDFGPDHGPRIALRADMDALPMAERTGAPFSSTVPNVAHACGHDAHTAVLLGAAMALASVPELPVGVRLIFQAAEELMPGGAIDAIAAGALTGVSRIFALHCDPRLAVGRVAVRAGPITSAADQVEVTLQSPGGHTSRPHLTGDLVYGLGTLITGVPGVLSRRIDPRNSTVMVWGAVNAGVAANAIPQSGTLAGTIRTASRETWLTLESIVRDTVSSLLAPLGIEYSLQYRQGVPPVVNDEVATRILMHAIEEIGPDALADTRQSGGGEDFSWYLEEVPGAMARLGVWSGRGPQVDLHQPTFELDERALGVGVRVMVNIVEQAATLLP, encoded by the coding sequence ATGAGCGTGCTCAAGCATGCCGCCGCGCGCTGGTTGTCCGCCCACTACGACGACCTCGTCGCATGGCGCCGCCACATCCACGCCCACCCGGAGTTGGGGCGCCAGGAGTTCGCGACCACCCAATTCGTCGCGGCTCGCCTCGCCGATGCCGGGCTCAACCCCAAGGTGCTGCCCGGGGGGACCGGCCTCACGTGTGACTTCGGCCCGGACCACGGCCCGCGGATCGCGTTGCGCGCCGACATGGATGCGCTGCCCATGGCCGAGCGCACCGGGGCGCCCTTTTCGTCGACCGTGCCGAACGTGGCGCACGCCTGCGGCCACGACGCCCATACCGCGGTGCTGCTCGGGGCGGCGATGGCGCTGGCCTCGGTGCCCGAACTGCCCGTCGGTGTGCGCCTGATCTTCCAGGCCGCCGAGGAATTGATGCCGGGCGGCGCGATCGACGCGATCGCGGCGGGGGCGCTGACCGGGGTGTCGCGGATCTTCGCGCTGCACTGCGATCCGCGGCTGGCGGTCGGCCGGGTCGCCGTGCGCGCCGGGCCGATCACCTCGGCCGCCGACCAGGTCGAGGTGACGTTGCAGTCGCCGGGCGGGCACACCTCCCGGCCGCATCTGACCGGCGACCTGGTCTACGGGCTGGGCACGTTGATCACCGGGGTGCCGGGAGTGTTGTCGCGTCGTATCGACCCGCGCAACAGCACCGTGATGGTGTGGGGTGCGGTCAACGCCGGCGTCGCGGCCAATGCGATCCCGCAGTCCGGCACGCTCGCCGGCACCATCCGGACCGCATCGCGGGAGACCTGGCTGACGCTGGAATCCATTGTGCGGGATACGGTTTCGTCACTTCTGGCACCGCTGGGCATCGAGTACAGCCTGCAGTACCGCCAGGGTGTGCCGCCGGTGGTGAACGACGAGGTCGCCACCCGCATCCTGATGCACGCGATCGAGGAGATCGGGCCGGACGCCCTCGCCGACACCCGGCAGTCCGGCGGGGGTGAGGACTTCTCCTGGTACCTCGAGGAGGTGCCGGGCGCAATGGCGCGGCTCGGCGTGTGGAGCGGTCGCGGACCGCAGGTGGATCTGCACCAGCCGACGTTCGAACTCGATGAGCGCGCGCTCGGTGTCGGGGTGCGGGTGATGGTCAACATCGTCGAACAGGCCGCCACGCTGCTCCCGTAG
- a CDS encoding M20 family metallopeptidase: MPSATASTSVEDAVLRRRGDLLELSHAIHGEPELAFAEHRSCAKTQALVAEYGFEMAAAVGGLDTAFRASYGSGALVVGVCAEYDALPDIGHACGHNIIAASAVGTALALADVADELGLTVVLVGTPAEETGGGKVLLLDAGVFDDIAVAVMLHPGPVDIAAARSLALSEVDVAYTGRESHAAVAPHLGLNAGDAVTVAQVAIGLLRQQLSPGQMVHGIVTDGGQATNVIPARTRMRYTMRAADSAALRELEDRMAGCFLAGAVATGCHHEVAETAPPYAELTPDRWLAGVFRDEMERVGRQPVAADVEAALPLGSTDMGNVTQVVPGIHPVVGVDAGGASIHQPAFTAAAAGPSADAAVVEGAIMLARTVVRLAETPAERDRVLERQERRAS; this comes from the coding sequence ATGCCCTCCGCCACCGCGTCGACGAGCGTCGAAGACGCCGTCCTCCGTCGCCGCGGTGATCTCCTGGAGTTGTCACACGCCATCCACGGCGAACCGGAACTGGCGTTCGCCGAGCACCGCAGCTGCGCCAAGACCCAGGCGCTCGTCGCCGAATACGGCTTCGAGATGGCCGCTGCCGTCGGTGGCCTCGACACCGCGTTCCGCGCCTCCTACGGCAGCGGGGCACTCGTCGTCGGGGTCTGCGCGGAGTACGACGCGCTGCCGGACATCGGCCACGCGTGCGGCCACAACATCATCGCGGCCTCGGCGGTGGGGACCGCCCTTGCGCTCGCCGACGTCGCCGACGAACTGGGCCTGACGGTGGTGCTGGTGGGCACGCCTGCCGAGGAGACGGGTGGCGGAAAGGTGCTGCTGCTCGACGCGGGGGTGTTCGACGACATCGCCGTCGCGGTGATGCTGCACCCGGGACCCGTCGACATCGCCGCTGCGCGGTCGCTGGCGCTCTCGGAGGTGGACGTCGCCTACACCGGCCGTGAATCGCACGCCGCGGTCGCGCCGCACCTCGGGCTCAACGCCGGCGACGCCGTCACCGTGGCGCAGGTCGCGATCGGCCTGCTGCGCCAGCAGCTTTCGCCCGGACAGATGGTGCACGGGATCGTGACCGACGGCGGTCAGGCCACCAACGTCATTCCGGCGCGCACCCGGATGCGCTACACCATGCGGGCCGCCGACTCGGCAGCGCTGCGCGAACTCGAGGACCGGATGGCGGGCTGTTTCCTGGCGGGGGCCGTCGCCACCGGCTGTCACCACGAGGTCGCCGAGACCGCGCCGCCCTACGCCGAGCTCACCCCGGACCGCTGGCTGGCCGGGGTGTTCCGCGACGAGATGGAGCGTGTCGGGCGTCAACCGGTGGCGGCCGACGTCGAGGCTGCGTTACCGCTCGGGAGCACCGACATGGGTAACGTCACCCAGGTCGTCCCCGGGATCCACCCGGTGGTGGGCGTCGACGCCGGCGGCGCATCCATCCACCAGCCGGCGTTCACCGCCGCCGCGGCGGGGCCCAGCGCTGATGCGGCCGTCGTCGAAGGTGCGATCATGTTGGCGCGCACCGTGGTTCGTCTCGCCGAGACGCCCGCGGAACGTGACCGGGTGCTGGAGCGGCAGGAGAGGCGGGCGTCATGA
- a CDS encoding purine-nucleoside phosphorylase yields the protein MTSPSEVARHAAAAIRDRTGVDEHDVAVVLGSGWAPAVEALGTPTAAVPMAELPGFTPPTAAGHGGQALSVAIGGHRVLVLVGRIHAYEGHDLRHVVHPVRAACAAGVRTVVLTNAAGGLRADFAVGQPVLISDHLNLTGRSPLVGAEFVDLVDAYSPRLRALAATFDPTLAEGVYAGMPGPHYETPAEIRMLRTLGADLVGMSTVHETIAARAAGAEVLGISLVTNLAAGMTGEPLSHAEVLEAGRQSATRMGSLLAGVVSGL from the coding sequence GTGACCAGCCCTTCCGAGGTCGCCCGGCACGCGGCGGCGGCCATCCGCGACCGCACCGGTGTCGACGAGCACGACGTCGCGGTGGTGCTGGGATCGGGCTGGGCGCCCGCAGTCGAGGCGCTCGGCACGCCCACGGCCGCCGTCCCGATGGCGGAGTTGCCCGGGTTCACGCCACCCACGGCCGCGGGCCACGGCGGCCAGGCACTGTCCGTCGCGATCGGCGGGCACCGGGTACTGGTGCTCGTCGGCCGCATCCACGCCTACGAGGGCCACGACCTGCGCCATGTCGTGCACCCGGTGCGGGCGGCGTGCGCGGCCGGGGTGCGCACGGTCGTGCTCACCAACGCCGCGGGCGGGCTGCGTGCCGATTTCGCCGTCGGCCAGCCGGTGCTGATCAGCGACCACCTCAACCTCACCGGCCGGTCTCCCCTGGTCGGCGCGGAGTTCGTCGACCTGGTCGACGCGTACTCACCGCGGCTGCGGGCGCTCGCCGCGACGTTCGACCCCACGCTCGCCGAAGGCGTCTACGCCGGGATGCCGGGTCCGCATTACGAGACCCCGGCGGAGATCCGGATGCTGCGCACGCTCGGTGCGGATCTGGTGGGCATGTCCACGGTGCACGAGACGATCGCCGCGCGCGCTGCCGGCGCCGAGGTGCTGGGGATCTCGCTGGTGACGAATTTGGCCGCGGGGATGACGGGCGAGCCGCTCTCGCATGCGGAGGTGCTCGAGGCCGGACGTCAGTCCGCAACCCGGATGGGCTCACTGCTGGCGGGAGTCGTCTCGGGCCTGTGA
- a CDS encoding AbrB family transcriptional regulator yields MRRMLKWVLLAAVSAAVTVPLTLAGVPSAGLFAALAVGVGLALASLAPAGVPRPAGMAAQGVLGVYIGTMVQHDAFSALGSAWPFVVGIAVATLLLSVVAGALLGLHRDVTPLTGSLALTAGGASGLVAIARDLGGDDRVVSVVQYLRVALVTASMPLVVSFVYHPDKSHPSGNVALGAPAPWYLSLGMLAVLVVLGAVGGRLLRLPGAGLLGPMALTVVLQLTGLSFGLTVPAVLVQVCYFVIGWQAGLAFTTESLRAIARILPAALGLIVLLGVGTAGLGVVLAHYTSLTPLEGYLATSPGGVYAVLATAVETGSNVTFIIAAQVLRVLLMLFASPLLARSMVWASRKLTRHRPETTPASSEPIRVAD; encoded by the coding sequence ATGCGGCGGATGCTGAAGTGGGTGCTGCTGGCGGCGGTGTCGGCCGCTGTCACCGTTCCCCTGACCCTTGCCGGTGTGCCATCCGCCGGTCTGTTCGCCGCCCTGGCGGTCGGCGTCGGGTTGGCACTGGCGTCCCTCGCGCCGGCCGGGGTACCCCGGCCCGCGGGCATGGCCGCCCAGGGGGTGCTGGGCGTGTACATCGGCACGATGGTGCAGCACGACGCGTTCAGCGCACTCGGCTCGGCCTGGCCGTTCGTCGTCGGGATCGCCGTGGCGACCCTGCTCCTGAGCGTGGTCGCCGGCGCGCTACTCGGACTGCACCGCGATGTCACGCCGTTGACCGGATCGCTGGCGTTGACGGCGGGCGGCGCCTCCGGTCTGGTGGCCATCGCACGAGATCTCGGCGGTGACGACCGGGTGGTCTCGGTGGTGCAGTACCTGCGGGTGGCCCTGGTGACGGCGTCCATGCCGCTGGTCGTGTCGTTCGTCTACCACCCCGACAAGTCGCATCCCTCCGGCAATGTCGCGTTAGGCGCGCCGGCCCCTTGGTATCTGAGCCTGGGCATGCTGGCCGTCCTGGTGGTGCTCGGCGCTGTGGGCGGGCGGCTGCTCCGGTTACCCGGTGCCGGTCTGCTCGGGCCGATGGCGCTGACCGTGGTGCTGCAGCTGACGGGGTTGTCGTTCGGACTGACCGTGCCTGCCGTCCTGGTGCAGGTCTGCTATTTCGTCATCGGCTGGCAGGCCGGTCTGGCGTTCACCACCGAGTCCCTGCGCGCGATCGCCCGGATCCTGCCCGCGGCGCTCGGACTGATCGTGCTGCTGGGGGTGGGTACGGCGGGTCTGGGCGTGGTGCTCGCCCACTACACCTCGTTGACGCCGCTCGAGGGGTATCTCGCGACCAGCCCCGGTGGGGTGTACGCGGTGCTCGCGACGGCGGTGGAGACCGGATCCAATGTGACGTTCATCATCGCCGCGCAGGTGCTGCGGGTTCTGCTGATGCTGTTCGCCTCGCCGCTGCTGGCCCGCTCGATGGTGTGGGCGAGCCGCAAGCTGACACGTCACAGGCCCGAGACGACTCCCGCCAGCAGTGAGCCCATCCGGGTTGCGGACTGA
- a CDS encoding MarR family winged helix-turn-helix transcriptional regulator, translating into MPPRAAPATELREAIMAVARQMRRHRPDHGLTLSQLELLGEVSRTGVTTPAELGARLQVRAQSLTDSINELLGRGLISRRPDDRDRRRQLIEITPDGGALLDADRAERDAWLHRAMADTLTDLEFDLLMLIAPVLRKLASNDAKAGTLGP; encoded by the coding sequence ATGCCTCCACGCGCCGCACCCGCCACCGAGCTTCGCGAGGCGATCATGGCGGTGGCCCGCCAGATGCGTCGTCACCGGCCCGACCACGGGTTGACGCTGAGCCAACTCGAACTGCTCGGCGAGGTGAGCCGCACCGGCGTCACCACCCCGGCCGAACTCGGCGCGCGCCTGCAGGTGCGCGCACAGTCGCTGACCGACAGCATCAACGAACTGCTCGGCCGCGGCCTCATCTCGCGACGTCCCGACGACCGGGACCGCCGCAGGCAACTCATCGAGATCACCCCCGACGGCGGCGCGCTTCTCGACGCCGACCGGGCCGAGCGCGACGCGTGGTTGCACCGGGCGATGGCGGACACGCTGACCGACCTCGAGTTCGATTTGCTGATGTTGATCGCACCAGTGCTCCGCAAGCTGGCATCAAATGACGCCAAAGCGGGCACACTTGGTCCATGA